In the Anomalospiza imberbis isolate Cuckoo-Finch-1a 21T00152 chromosome 3, ASM3175350v1, whole genome shotgun sequence genome, CACTTGCCAAAGAACTACTCTAAAGATTGTGGGCAGCTGAAAGGCATCACAGCCAGAGCTACTGAAATCTCGAGGGAATTATGCTCTGGAGAAGAGGATGTCAGACACTTGGTGGTCTTCATGGTCTTCATTCTCTCTGAAGATATTCTACATTGTATGATAGTGGCTTCAGAATGCATCATTTAGCATTATTAACAATGGATGACATAAGCTCTAAATACGTTAAATGATGTTTACATCCAGAGCAGCCTCCTGCTGACCTTAACAAACAGCATTTTTCCATTTGATTTCTCTGTGAACAGCACTGTATTTGGAGACATTTGTGCTCTCTATTGCTGTCAGAGATGGAAAACATGCCTGTGCAATGTTAATGTTTTGAGAAGTGATTTCAGGACCTTTCCAAAGTAAGCAAGCAGAATGTGATCCGGGCCAGAAAAAAGAGCTGGTCCCTTTGGCCTCACATGGCCTGACCTATGGGCCATGGCTCTGGGAGCACTAGGATAAGACTTTGCTGTGACTCTGGAAGGTGATTCCCGTTCTGTGCTCTAGGGATGAAAATCTGTTTCAGGCTCATTTGATGTCCCTGTGACTGACAAGAGGAATAGTTAGAATGTTGGAATACTtactgccctgggcaggagaATGTGCACAAATGCTACTTTAGCATAATAAACTCCTATTTTAAGCTTTTTCATATCCTCTGTGTAGGGTAGCACAATCCCTCTAGGTTCTACCTACATATGATCACTTGCTTCTTGCAGAAAAGGCATTTAAAACCATGTAACACATCTTGGTAGAAGGTCTCAAGGTCTTTTTTTTGCTGTCAAGTCAAGCTCCCAAACCTGTTACATCCTCTCTGCTCCACCATGGACTGTGCTTTGCACAGAAGACCTGACTAGCTGGAGAATTAGATGGAGCATGCAAGGTTCCTTTGAAATTCTGCCATGTGTGATGTCTTTCCTCAGAGATACCTCAGTAGAGACCTTCACACTGCTGTCACCAGGCCCTGTTCATCAAGACATTCTCCTCATTGTCCTGCAGGATAATCCCCTACCACATACCACACACAGCTTTCAATCTAAAGGATGTTCCTATGCAGGCTGAGGTCTATAGTGGAAACAATCTTACAGGCGAGTGTATTGTTGTTCAAGGCCAAACAGAAGCTCATGGGGAGAGGTAAGGAAATTAAGCAAGCAAACTCAGTTTTAAACATCAATATGGCTTTAATCATTCCCTTTCATATAGCTTCAAGGCAAGCTACACTCAACACTTTTGGAAACAATAAATACAGGTACAACATTCCAGCCAAATTAACTTTTCTAACCAGCTGATTGCTGACAGCTGTGCAATGTAAGCTTTGCTTCTCTCTTTTAGGGGAAGACTTCTTGCTGCATTGGCTGTCACATTGTAGACATTTAAACCTTATGCATAACCCCATGTGCAGAAAAGTATTTGCAACAACTGAAGAATAAATAGCATTCAACATATAAACATATACACATAACCCTTCATTCCTACTATCAGCAACAGAACATATATATTTACACAAATCCATATGTGAATTGCACTCTTGCCTTTCAAATGACTTTAAAATACCTTCATAGATACACAATATCAAGGACTTTAGTATTATTTTACAGTAACATGGCACAGAACTTAAATAGCAAAATTTCTATGTTCTGGGCTTTATGAATATGGAAAAGTATTTTCCTGTTCCTGTATTGACAATGTAGTTCTGCTGTTTAAGCtctgtctgaaaaagctctgtGGTACCATTATCCTGACAGaaaaattcttccttctctgaATGCGCCCTTTGCTTCTCATACAGAAGGCACAGCAGACCTGTGCTCATGGAGCTACAGAGCAGAGACTCATTCAGTGCAGATCATGCTAGGTCATCCTTGTACTATTTCTGTGTATCCTAATGATGCACTGGCATGTTCTTACtgtaaatcacatttttaaaaaatatatcacAACCCCCTTAAATTTTCCAGGATGCACTCATGCTGACACTGGTCATTACATTATTTATGCTAATGAGGGGAATCAATTAGTGGTTTTAAGTTTTGACATTACACGTTAACTTTACCCTCAAATAAAAGGACACCTGGGGCTCGCTCTCCTCTTGCATCAGAGGAGGTGCATGAGGTGAATCAGTGTGTTTTTTCTGAgtatggggaaaaaagggagatgAACATATGTATAACTACAGAGCTCCAGTAGAATTCTCTAATTTCTTTACAGACCTGCCTGTAGTTCATTGCTGTGCTGGTAAACAGAAGGAACCTTAAATGCTACTACAGCACTCATCTGGAATACGCCCTCCAattttagggaagaaaaaaaaagattcactTATACCAGATGAAAAGAGTTACTTTTGGAAATTCAGAATAATGGAAAGCCTATCTTAAAAGTGGAGACTAAAGGACTGGACTTGTTTATCTTGGCAAACAAAGGCTGGGACAAGGTTCTCTTTGATCTGTAAAATGGGGCCAAGATGAGAAGAAGAGCTCCTTAAACAACTGAGCATCAAAGAGGCAAAAGAAGTGGGGAAACTCATGTGTTCCCACTTACCTGACTGTGAGTCTTAATTTTGTGATGCTTCTGCCTCACATGAAGAAGGGAGGTTGCAGAATAGGTCCCACAGAGGTTGCAGAATAGGTCCCACAGGTCTATGTGGGCTGGATGGAGAAGGAAGGGGACTGCACATCAGTGAGTTTGCAGGAGCATGGGATGGATTCTGTGAGTCAGGAAAGCCTTTCAGGTCTGGTAACTGATAACTGCCTAAGTACAGGAAAAGATGTTTCACGTggcctgctttccttggagataGCAAAAGGAAAGAGATCTGAAAGACAAATGGCTCCCTAAAATGGCTTTTTAACTTCTGGTGGTTTAACACTGGCCAGTCATATGCTGGAGACTCTTTTCCTGACCATAGTCCTTGCAGCATTTTTAGGAAgaacttttccttttattagAGGCTGCCCAGGCACTTGGAAATGGCAGTTTCCATTCACAGAGTCATTCTCAGTTTTACACGAGTCTGTGATAGTGGCTCGGAAGCTGGAAGACTTTGAATCTAAAGAAACCTGACTAACAGCAACGCTGCCTGCACTCTTAGAGGAATAAGTGTAAACCATTTTGAGAAAGGCagattttgtgtttgtttcttgCTTGTAAATGATGATATAGCATTTTGGAAGAAAAGTGCAGCAGAGGATTCCATAATTAGATATTAAAACAACGATGATTTCCACTGCTGGCAAGTATTTGCCAAATGTAGTTGCGTAGACAGGGATAAATACGATCCATGCTATAAAATAAATTAGCATGCCAAAAGTGATGAATTTAGCTTCATTGTAGTTCTCTGGCAACTTCCTACCTTTAAAGGCAAATATGAAGCAAATAAATGCTAGGGCAGCGATGTAGCCCAACATAATCCCAAAAGCTACAATAGACCCCTCATTGCATTCCAGAATTATTGCTCTTGGGATTGAGAAATTTTGATTTACAAAAGGTGTCCTAAATATTAGCCAGAAGGTGCAAATGATAACTTGAATTCCAGTGCAAGTGACCACAGTGGGAATAGGTTTATACATGCATTTCAGGAAATTTTGAAGCTTGGGATCAAAGCTGAAAGCTAGTAAAATTTTTAGTGACTTTATTAAAATACATGAGATGCAGAGTGTAAAACTTATACCAAAGAGTGCTTGCCTAGTTTTACATTTGAATTCTGTGGGTACATCTATGAAGAAGACAGTGCTTAAAAAAATTAGGAAGTGGCTGAAGAGAATAATATAGCAGACAGTCAGACCACCAGATGCCTTTACAACTGGCGTGTCCAAGTTTTTGGTAAATATTACACAAATAGACAAGACCAACACAACCCCAAaagcagagaggaggaggaggaagatagCAAACCAGTCAGTCCAGGCAAGGAAATAGATTGTCTTCCTGTAGCACGTGCTGCTGTTGATGGGAGCCCAGTAGGTTTTGTTGTTACATCGGTAGCAGTAATCCATAtctggaagaaggaaaaaaggaagatatCTTAGAACCCCAAAGTTAATAAACTGCAAAGTGGGTTGTGGGGACTTGAGATACAGGAGCAATGTGGGAAAGGATGCTGAAGGGAAAAGATGGGTCTGACTGCCTCTGAGTCCGGCTGTGGCTGTCCAGGGGGAGGAGCTGCGGGGCTGCGGTGGCTGCGGTGGCAGTGGCACAACGAGCTAAGGACAAATGCCTGGAGCCCCCTGCCAGCTGGGAGCAAGCCTTGCCTGCAGCCAGAGGCGAGGAGGGAAAACGACCAGGCTTCTAAAACTGTCTTGCTCATCACTGACCAGTGAAATGTGACCAGTGAAACTTTAATTGAAACCTGAACAATGACTCTAGAGTAATAAATTCTCTTGCaaaaatttgaattatttttctttcatttgtctCTTTTAACAAGAAAACACTCTAATATTCTCTTTACAGATAGCTTTTAAAATACAACAGCAAGAACAAACATTGCTTTAGATAATTATTTGAAAGgtatttttgctttgaaattccTATTTTATGATATGGAAAATTTTCACAATTAATTGAATAAGAAgataaaatttacttttcttctgctctcaGGATATTAAAAAGTACATGCTcccttaattttctttattctaTCTCTCTTCTCTATATTTAATTTTCCCCTTTAAAAGATTTTGCTTAAACCAATGGTAAAGTATACATCACATTTGATACTAGAAAATATTGCTGGACAGTTCTATCAAATTACACAGCACTTTGTGGTAAGACACAAAGTGTGCAGCTaagcaaaatacaaaacaatTGAACTTCATAGATTCATAGGcttccagaatggtttgggttggaagggactttcaaagaccatctagttccaattcCTGcaccaggggcagggacacttttcactacaccaggttgctcagagctctgtccaacctggccttgaacacttctaaGAATGGGGCAACCATaacaacttctctggacaaccagtgcctcaccaccctcaaagTCAAGAAATTGCTCCTGACTGGACTGAATGTGCTAAGGAAAGACAGGGAGGAAAGGCTCTATTTAATGAGAGTAAATTTCACTAATAAATCAGCTGGAATTTCCATCCTAGCAAAGGATAATGCTAGTCAGCTGGACAATCTAATTACTTTAAACTTGgccttttaaaaagcatttataTCAAGTTTTACAAGAAACTGATcataaataaatgtttaaatccCATTCCAAAATTTAACCCAAGGTTCTCAAGGCACACTACATCCAAGCAAAACAACTGCAGCGATGTATAAATAAACCTTTATTTGGATACAAATTTTTTACCTGTTTGGTTGCTGTAATGGTTTTCTGGGCAGTAAATGCACTCATAGCAGCACGTGTGTGGACTTTCTGTAACCTTTTTCACCTGGCCtggcctgcagggctgggaacatGTTGACTGAACCTTCTGCAGTGTacagaggtgaaaaaaaaagagatcatCATCTTAGGTACAGCTAATTACAAGGGAACATTAATATAAACCTCCAGGATTTTTGcaatttgtatttatttcatCATACATATTTTAAGGaactctgaaaattattttgaaaaacagaTGTTGTAGGGTCCATATATCTTGCATTTTCTCCACACAGTCAATGAGTAATAGAATGAGGCATTATTTAcctgataattttatttttgggcCCTGAATGCTAATTCCTGGATTTGTGTGTACCTTTAAAATCTAGATCAAAATCTTTCATTCAGCTTTGAACCTGTATTTAGACTACAGAGGATCATCTTCAAAGAATGCACAGAAGCATCTGAAGGGGAATCTGAGTGAACTGCTTCAAAAATGAATTCCTGATACTCTGCTcagctgctcagagcccagGAGGGACACCTTGGCCTGAAGGAGATGTTTTGGAGATGCTCTGTACTCTGACGCTCCTGACCCTTGCCAGCTTATCCCTGAGTCATGAAGTTCCATTCCTGGGTGTGTGATCAGGGCCTTCTCTTGAGGTCTCACTTCAGGTCCTCCTTCAGAAGACAAATTTTGTCAAATTATCTGTCCTGAGGCACACTGCACTTTCCTCTCTTTCCAAGATGGTGTTTACAAGGAGGTGGAGACATTTCCCTGCACCAGAAAGAGGGACAAGGTTTGAGGTTTCTTTCTGTCCTCAGCTAAGTTCACATGTGGAGACCAGAATTCAGCCCACCTGGTAAGCAGCCTCTGCCTGTCCCATTAGTGGGGAATGCcttgcagcacagagctgtgccatGAACTCAGACATCCACCCGTGCACAGAGGACAGATTATCCAGCTGGAACTGGCCAGGGCCACCCACCATTCCTGTCTACACtggtgctggggctctgggtggcACCACCTACTCATGTTTCTGACCCCAGCTCTAACAGGAGCAAAtaaacaacaaacaacaaaacttttttttgttttttttttttttttaaacagtgaaGTCAACATGTCTGAAtcttcatgtaaaaaaaaatgtggtaCAAAAGTGAGGAAATTTTTATGCACCatcatttcttattttaaaatcccTTTGTAAGATTCTGGAATAGCATCCTTAGGACAGACATAACATTCTAGGGGCATTctggagaaataaataaatcactGAGCCTGCTCATAGACTAACATGCATCTCAGGGTGCATGAAAGGGATTGAATAAACTCAGAAAGGATTCTTTGCTCTAAAAGGAGAACATTAAACCACACAAGAGATTCCTAGCTGGCACATGTTCCAGTAGCAAGtgctgcagggagaaaaaaactgtcttaaaataaatttcacaCATTATGTCAACAAATTAAAAGTTACCTTTAAAGCCAGAAAatcttgttttttctcttcatccTCAAAGATAAAGCCACCTTTCTCTGCATTGTATTCTGCCATAGTGGTGATTTCCATGTGGCCATCAATTTCTTTCCAAAGAAGGACATCGTAACTGGTGCTCATATCTCCATTGGAGTCAAATTTGACTTCCTTATCATCATCAATGATTACAACTCTTTTAAGTTCTTCAAGGAGCTGCACATAAGTGTAAGGAATGATAACATACACCCGTATCATGTCAGTGTGACAAACTGAGTAGTTTAACATATGTATGATAGTATCAAGtgaaaaagaaacttttaaatttctctttctcttttgggacaaagagaaatattaaaattcatATTCATTTTGTTTACAGAATTACATTATACTGACAATCATGTTGGCCTTAAAAATCTCTTATTAAAAAGAATCATAATTTCATAAAATCATAATAATAGTATTTTTCCAGCCTTGAAAATTTTGATGTGAtattcagagaaaatatttttgcttgcAAATAACTAAGAGTCTTTTAGCACTCCCCTTCTTGTAAAGACCAGTGGTGAGCAGTGCTCTTGTTATTACTTTACTGTCAGCAGAGTCAATCTGGGCAACATTTGCTTCCAGAGTAAATTCTCCCAGCATGTCTGGGAGTATCTAGCactgttcccagctgcagctgtgacTGAATTTGTGTGTGGCAAGGTGAGACTCAGAACTGTTAATAATCAATGAACAATGCTTTGTCAAGACAAGTGTCCAGCTTCATATTGCAATCCATTCTGTTCAACAGGGGAAAACTACTGCCTCCCTCATCACAAACAGATGAAACAGGTCTGTGTGAATCTCGAAAAGGACAGGTTAAGGCACACTATATATCCCCACTCCCAGCTCATGAGGAAATCATAGAAAGTACTCCTATTAGCTGCCATGATTCTTAGTTAAAGGAAAAGCTTTACTATTTTGCAGACCTAGTGATTTTTTTGGCAACAGTAATTAactgacaagaaaaaaattcaatgtTTAGTGAAAGGCTGAGTTCAACTGCATTTGAAAATCATGCTGTTACATGGGTCCATTTGTGACATTCATAGCATTTAACAAAAGTGCTGGTAAGTATACTACCTCAATAGGCTTTGTCAAATTTATGTAGCACATCTAGTAACACATACACATCTAGTGTATATAATATGCCATCTTGTCATgtataatgtaatttttttgagTGTTTATATAGTTTATGAAGAACCAGTGTGTTTCTAACCAATTTGATTGGTGCATTTTATTTGGATGCTGCATAGTTATGTGGAACTGAATagtgtttttaaaattgtataTACTCAGActagtaatttaatttttctgttcttcactTTTTCAATTTATCTAACAATATGAGAACACCAAAGCTTTTTGAATACATCTTGGGCTTCATACAGAAGGGGCTAATATGTAGCAACAGATTGGTGCAACTggtttttggagttttttgtgAAGTCTGTAAAACAATCACTCTATTGTTTCCCTGTATATGGAGATGTATGATATGGATTATTTGGATCCTAAAAGTTTTCTGTACATATATATCTTCTTTCCTAGAGGGTTGAATTTTCATGTAGAAGAAACATGTTATGAAAACATCACAGGGGAAATAATTATCTCTCAGTTCTCTTCATGTCTGCTTAACAACTTAAAAGGAGTTAATTTGGATGGCTTGGCATTTAGTTCATTTATGGTGTAAATGTAGCTCCATAAAGCTGCATTCCTATGAAACAGTCCTGAATTTGTCCCATTAGTGTTTACTAATTCATGTAATTAGTCTGATTGTTACTGGGTTATTGGTtagttggtttttatttcaaatcTCATATCTTGGTTTGACCTGCCCTAACCTAGGATAAGAGGTCAGAGCAAATCAGAGTGCTTCAGAGGTTGTTTGACTTTTAAGTGAACATTTGTTTAATCTTCTGAGTAAAAGTGTGTAAAAGTGAATAGTCCTGAGCAGGTCCTTGGGTAAAAGGTCAGGTCAGGTTTACTTTTCtgattttcctcttcttttcccaCCCGGTAGTGTGATAACAAGTACCTCACCCATCTTAAAGATTATGTCTTTATATATAAAAGTCAAGATCAGACAGAGGTATAATGTATTGCATTTTCAGTTTCAAGTAGAGACTCTTTGTAGAGGAAAATACTTGAATTAAGAAAAAACATATACAATggtgagagaaaaagagagggaaattgAAACTCTGGTGAATGCTCCTATCCTGCAGTATCCCCATCTCTCAAGAGCGCTCATGATGTGTATCACAGTGGTTTGCAGCAACGGGACCAACCACTAGTAGTCAAATAGCTGATACGAAGTAATTTAGTAAAAGAACCAAGCTTTTATCTCCAGGAATATGGGAGCAAAAATGCAATGAAAGTTAGGCAGAGAGAATGAGACCTGTAAGAATTAGCATCATACCTCCCAGGGAGTGAAGGCAGATGGATCCTTGCAGTCTCTGTCTTTGCATTGCCTTTTAATGGCGTGAGCTATAGCATAGACTGCAAGCATAGTACTATGGATAAATCCTGGTTCAACATTAGCATTCAAAAAATCATCTCTCCAGATCTGAGGTTTACTCCAATCATTTTCAAGTAGATTATCCTGGGACTGGTTTGCAATGCATGTCTGAAAATCATGATATTTCAGGTGTGCACAGACTGACAAAAGCATAATATATTCACGTAAAAACTTGTTGTTTTCACTGGGTTTTTCATGAAGGTTTCTCAAAAACTCTTGGAATGAGGAGATGTCTCCATTTTTAAATCCAAATCCCACAACTGTTCCCAGCTGTCTGATATTGGGAATTGTACTGATCTTGACTGCAGCTGACCAGTTATCACTTGCAATCCAGATTTTGTTAACATTCCTCTCAATTGCCTTCTTGAATAGTTTGAGCACATGAAACTGTCTCATAAAGACAACAATAACATTTACTCTTGTTTCCTTGACAATCTTCTCAATTGCTTGATCAACTTTGGTGTGAAAGGTGCTGTCAGAGAGATAGGCTGGCAGCATCTCTTTAAAAGCTATGCAAACGTTGTTCGCCATGGCCTGGACCCCAAAGCTCTCCAAAGCGAACCGCCCATTGTCATCATCAGTGGCTATTACTCCGATCCAGTTCCACCCAGATTCACAGATCAAGCGAGTCATTGCTCTTGTCTGGTGAAAATCACTGGGGATAGTCctgaagaaagaaggaaacCTGATTTTGTCACTGAGGATTTCAGCTGATGATGCAGGACTGACCTAGGAAGAACGAACAATTCAGTTATGGATGTGGTCCCCTCCAAAGGATGCCAAGAGATCCAAAGCTGCTATGGTTGCTCTT is a window encoding:
- the GPRC6A gene encoding G-protein coupled receptor family C group 6 member A, whose translation is MAFVIFLIPCFVVGTNIAFSCQNADDFVGASSPGDIIIGGLFAVHSEMLHPEEDPIKPVIQNCAGFEIQVFLQTLAMIHAIESINNSTLLSGVTLGYEIYDTCAEVTKAMASALRFLSKFNSSEDAVEFKCNYSDYIPRVKAVTGASYSEVSMAVSRLLALQLIPQVSPASSAEILSDKIRFPSFFRTIPSDFHQTRAMTRLICESGWNWIGVIATDDDNGRFALESFGVQAMANNVCIAFKEMLPAYLSDSTFHTKVDQAIEKIVKETRVNVIVVFMRQFHVLKLFKKAIERNVNKIWIASDNWSAAVKISTIPNIRQLGTVVGFGFKNGDISSFQEFLRNLHEKPSENNKFLREYIMLLSVCAHLKYHDFQTCIANQSQDNLLENDWSKPQIWRDDFLNANVEPGFIHSTMLAVYAIAHAIKRQCKDRDCKDPSAFTPWELLEELKRVVIIDDDKEVKFDSNGDMSTSYDVLLWKEIDGHMEITTMAEYNAEKGGFIFEDEEKKQDFLALKKVQSTCSQPCRPGQVKKVTESPHTCCYECIYCPENHYSNQTDMDYCYRCNNKTYWAPINSSTCYRKTIYFLAWTDWFAIFLLLLSAFGVVLVLSICVIFTKNLDTPVVKASGGLTVCYIILFSHFLIFLSTVFFIDVPTEFKCKTRQALFGISFTLCISCILIKSLKILLAFSFDPKLQNFLKCMYKPIPTVVTCTGIQVIICTFWLIFRTPFVNQNFSIPRAIILECNEGSIVAFGIMLGYIAALAFICFIFAFKGRKLPENYNEAKFITFGMLIYFIAWIVFIPVYATTFGKYLPAVEIIVVLISNYGILCCTFLPKCYIIIYKQETNTKSAFLKMVYTYSSKSAGSVAVSQVSLDSKSSSFRATITDSCKTENDSVNGNCHFQVPGQPLIKGKVLPKNAARTMVRKRVSSI